In endosymbiont of Galathealinum brachiosum, the DNA window AAACCATTATTTGAGAAAGGTAATTATAATATCCATTAGCAATCATTAAAACCTTCAATATTATAGATTTACCATAGTACCTCTCACTAACTATCAATGGTAAAATCAGCTTTTGATTTTATTCAGGGTTATTTTTATGATGTATCTGGTTTTAGAGGTGCAATCCACTGAACATACCGATAAATGCGGTCAGCTAAATGCGTGGGTAAATGTGCCAACACACACGGCCGCTATGGAAATTTTACATGAAGAACTTTCACTGGAAGGATGGGCTCTCATTAATGTAGTTGAATCAAATACTACCGATGAGACCGATTATTTCCCTCCGTGTACATCACTGGATGCTTTTAATGAAGCTAAACGCGGATTATTAGCACTTCGTTTTCTGTAAGTTTTTTAGTTATATCAATTCAAAACTTTAAAAATTGCTCCTGCCCGATCTCGTATATTCAAGGCAAGATACTGTATTTTCTGTGCATACTTTGGCAGTTGCTCCTGCCCAACCTCTTGCATTCTGGGCAAGATACCGCACGTCCTGTGCATACCTTTGAAAATTGCTCCTGCATTTTCAAGATACCGCACGTCCTGTGCATAAAAATACCCGCATAAAGCGGGTATTTAGAATTTTTATCATTTAATGGCTTAAATCATTTAGCCTCAACAAGCTTTATTATTACAGCCGCCTTTAGACTTGCACAGGCCGAACATAATAACTACTACTGCTATAGCAAGGCTAATACCCACATATGTAAAAATGTCCATAGATGCCATAGGTTTTACTCCGCTAATCAATTAAAACACTATATTAGAACATACTTATCGATATAGCTATCAGCTCATGCCTTATTCGAGACTTTTATATCAATTTCTTGATGTTAGTCACATCTGAGAACATCCAAAAAAGCAATTCAACCTATTGATATAAATAAGTTTTTTAAATATCCATTGATTATCAGCCTATACACTTCTATAGCATTCAATAACAGGTTTAAAGATCACAATAATGATGAAAATTAAACTGAAATTTGATAAAACCCTCTCCATAACCAGCTTAAAAATAATTTTATTAAACTTAACTAATACCCTCAAACTAACGATTTTACTTACAGATTAAGTCTTTCAATTCCCTGATCAATATGAACAGATCAAATGACACTTTTTGATAAGAGTTTTTCGGGCTGTATCCCCCATAATCAAGCCTGATTACGCACAAAATACGGTCATGAGGTATAATCTTCCACATAATTAAAAAAGCATATAATCGTCAACTCATTCAGCCAGGAAGAATTATGACAATTTTAATCACTTGTCTCGTACTATTTATTTTCACTACAATTATCAGCACTACCCTCTGGCTTAAGACGGCTTTAAAACTCAAAAACAATATGGTCATACTGGCAGATGGTCTGGAAAAAAATGAAGTTATTGAGAAAAGCCTGAATTCATCTCAGCGTGAATTAAAAGGCGTAATGAACAATCTTCAGGAGACATACTATAGAACCGACCTTAACGGGGTCGTATTATATGTTTCCGACTCCGTTGAATTACTACTTGGTTATACTGCTGAACAACTCATAGGGCAAAAAACTACGGATTTTTATGTCGATCCAGATAAACGTAACAAGTTTATAGACGCATTAACGAAAAACAATGGTTATGTAGAACAGTATCCATTTACTCTACAACATAAAGATGGCTCAACTGTATGGCTGTCTACCAACGCTCGATTTTTACTTGATCAGGCAGGTAATGTCATTGGTGTTGAAGGCACAGGCCAGGGTTTTAGTGTACGTAAGAATGAGGAAGAAAATTTAATTAAAGCTAAAGATCAGGCAGAAAAAGCAAATAAAGCAAAAAGTTTGTTTTTAGCTAATATGAGCCATGAAGTTCGCACACCTATGAATGGAATTGTTGGTTTCACTAATTTGCTATCAAAAACCCGGCTTGATAAAGAGCAGGCAGAGTATGTAGATACTATTAATACCTCAATGAAAGACTTGCTCAATATTATTAATGATATTCTCGATTTTTCTCGTATCGAATCTGGAAAAATCGAACTTAAAACCCAGATTGTTAATATCAACGACTTTTTAGAATCAGTAATACGCCTGTTTTCAGAAGCCGCAAATTCAAAATCGCTTAAACTGACGTATCAAAAAATAGGCTCGATCAATGATAATATCATTATCGATCCGCTCAGATTCAGACAGATTATTTCTAACCTTATCGGTAATGCGATTAAATTCACTGACAATGGCTGCGTCAACTTAACTGCTGAGATACGAAGCATCAACAACTCACATGAATTAATCATTGAAGTAATCGATTCTGGAAAAGGTATTGCTCAGAATGAGCATACACATGTATTTGAAGCATTCAACCAGACGAATGATTCAATCTACAAACCTGACTCAGGCACCGGTTTAGGGCTGGCTATTTCAAAACAACTCATTGAATTAATGGGTGGAATTATCGGCGTAAAAGATAATGTAGATAAAGGTACTATTTTCTGGATTAAATTACCCGTCACCATAACGCATGAACTGCCAACACCTACACTTATTGAAGCTAGTATAGATAATGCGAATGATTTGTATAAGGGATTACGCGTATTAGTCGCTGATGACAACGCTATTAATCGTAAGTTGATATGCACCTTACTTAATCAACAACATGTTATTGTGGAAGAAGCTGGAGATGGCAAAATTGCACTTAACTTAGCTCAAAACAATAAATACGATCTAATTCTTATGGATATTCGTATGCCTGAACTTAATGGCATTGAAGTCACTAGAACTTTACGCGCAAACAACCCTGATAATAAAACACCCATTATCGCTTTAACAGCTCATGCCCTACCCAATGAACAACAGTCATTTATCGAAGCGGGAATGGATGCCTGTATTACTAAACCCATACTGGAGTATCAGCTATTTGATCTTCTTGATGAATGGGTGACAAAAGCAGGGTAACGCTTACCTAAAAATCACACAGCTGAAAATCAACGATTTAATTCAGACTAGATATCTGCGATTTTGTTTTTGAAAGTGCCCGTTTTATCATAGCTTCCAGCTCATCATTCTGTGAATTTCTGAAGCCTTTATGTTTATAAACAATATCACCTTCCCTGCTGATTAAATAAAAGGTAGGAACAACAGATAATTTATAATCTTCGGGCACTCTACCCTCCGGGTCATAAGCAATACTGAAATCAGCATGAATCATCTTTAAAAATCGAGCTGCTTTCTCCCGTTCCGTATCCAGATTAACGGCAATTATTTTAAGCCCTTCTTCTGAATATTTTTCCTGCATCTCATTCATAAATGGAAACGACCGACGACAGGGCACACACCATGACGCCCAGAAATCAAGATAAACAACCTTACCTTTATAACTGGACAATTTAATTACTGAGTCATCACCCTGTAAAATAAAATCAGGAGCTTTATTTGAATATACCGTATTAGAAAAAAAAATTAACAAAAATACAATCAAATTTCTTAAACCAATAACACTCATTTTTTCACTCATATTAACTTTATTTCAATAGTAACTTAAGGCAATGCATCAAGCACCGTTTGTAACTTACGGCCGTCTTTATAATCTTCATTCATTTGTAAAATCGTATTACTATCAATAACAATTGTGCTACCCATCGTCGCACTGTATAAATTCGTTACCGTATGATTCAGGTCATCTACCAGCACATTGGATGCGCCATATCCACTATCCAACTGCGAGGATCTGGCTACGCTTACAACACCGGAAACATAATCAATAAAGTAAAATTTCACATTGGGATAATTAGGAATTATATTCGTTCTCATATGTGACATATGGCTATCACATATCGGACACCACATCGTAAAATACACCACGATCGCATCTGAGCCAACGAGTTCAGCAGACATTAAAAAAGGGTTATTTAATGTATCAAAAACGGCAAAGTCAGGTGCTGTTTCTCCAGGGTGATAACCAACGGTTGAGGAGTTATAATCACCACGCTCATCAGAACCTGATGGATTTATATCATCAAACACGTCTGCACAGGCCGATAGTAATAAAATTGAAATAATTAATAGTGGCCTAAGGAATAACATAACTCACCCCTATTGTTATAGTATCCGTCACCGGAAAATTAGAACCTAAACCATCACTACTTGGTAAGTGATTAAATGAAGCTCTGACAATCCAGTCTTTGGCCATTGTTGAATAGGCTACAGCCAGAGATACTGACTGAGTATCGAAACCTGATGTTGGGTCAACAGCACCATTTATAGTTGCCTCATCTTCTTTTAACGCTGCATAGGTAACGGTATAAGTGAGTGTATCTAGTTCTTCCAGTGTTTTACTGTAGGAAAAACCCAAAGATCCGGAGAAGCGATTACCTAATTTACGTTTATAAGGTTCTACATAATTTCCATATTCACGGTTCACGTCACGCTCTAAATACGTCCCATATGAAAGATTTAATGTTAGCCCCCATGGAAACACGGTTTTATCTATCAACATATTTGCATCAAGACGGTAAAAACCTCTACCGGTTATATCGAAACTATTCTGCACATTATCATAGGGTGAGATGCCTGTGGGTATAGTTAAACTTGCCCCAAAGTAAGCTGCCGGGGTTAAATCTTCTATACTATTAACGGCATAAACACATTTAATATCATCAAAATTTTCATACCAGAAACCAACAGTGGCATCACCTAAACCATTCGTCTTAGATTCTAAACCGGCATATTTATTATCATTCCATACATAAGGCATAACGATACTTGCCTGCCAGTTATCATTTATACGTTTTGCAAAACCGGGAGTAATTCTAAACTGATTCAAATCTGACCCTGGCGGATCATCAAGGTGCTCACCGTCTTTATTCCAGAAGCCATGATACTGTTCATACCCAACAGATACGTCATACATACTATCAAAGAATTTTGGCAGAACTAATGTCGCTGCACCGCCGCCACCACAACAGGAAGCTGATTGAACCGGTGCACTAAATAAAAAAGCGGCCCCCAGAAGGAGGCCTAAAATCACCTGTGTCTTACCACAGGCTAAGGAGTTTAGTTTCTTCACACTTACTGCCTACATGCTCATGCTTGGATTAGGAGTTATAGTGAAAGTTTGTAAGTCAGCATTAGTAGGTTCAGGATTTATAATATCCAAAATATTACCATCTGTTGTTTTAACTTCGTTGTTAACAGTTAATCTAACTCGAACTTTATTCTCGTCACCCATTCCATCATTTAATGTTACACCTATAGTCCATAGACCATCAGTACAATCCGATGCAGCTGGATTCCATGAACCATCATTAACTGAAACACTTACAACAATATTAGGGCAATCAACAGCTAACTCACTCATCATATTACCTTGATTAAGTATAAGACCAGTTGTTAGTGCAGGAAAATTATCCATACTTTCTTTAGTGGCAAGAAACAGACTTAGATCATACGAACCTGAATCACCTGTTAAATCATCTTTAAAGACAAAATAGGTACGGCCTTCCATGCTATTGGTAACCATAGACATAACCTGGTCATCTACACCTTTAAGTTTAGTCAGAGTTGTATCACCCATTGCCATCATCACATTTGGATAAAAATTAGCTGTCTCAGTATCATCGATAGTTACAGCTAAGTCCCAGTACCCCATAGAAAAACCATTCATAGCAGTAGTCATTACATAATAAACAGTACCAGTGTATGTACCATCGTTATTATCAACTACAGCATTAGCCTCAGGCATAGCTGATGTATGTGTCATAGCTGCCATATGCATCATTGGTTTAATAGCAATGGAAAGTCCAGATGTATCCGCACCAGGATTATTAATATCAGTAACTGTCAATGTAAATTTTGTTTTTCCTGCTTTTTCACCCATACCAATTGGTGAATAAACAATTTTATAAGTGTCAGTTAATGCCACTTTAGCAAAAGGAACATTACCGATCTGATCACTTGTTAAACCTGTTAGATCATTTGAGTGAGTATCGCCCATTTGTCCACTATCATGGAAATTAACCAGTGCCATTGAGAAACGATTTTGTATATTTGCTTCAAGTTGTACGGTAGCACTTACATTAACAGCACCAGTTGATCCAACACCATCCAGTGAACCAACAGATAAGTCATCTGCAAGGGCTGTAAACAAATCAAACTGTTCAGCAATAAAGGCAGGGTCTTGAACATCCCCCACCTTCAATCCAAGATCCATCGCCAACTGACTAAAAGCGGCTGCACGTAAACCCGCCAGTTTAGATTCATCACTTGCATCTGCATTTGTAACTGTTGCATCAACAGGATTAATTGTCACATCCGGTGTATAACCAAATGCATTTTGAAATGCCGTCTGCGCCTGAGTCATATCCATACTCTGATTCATCACCATATTTGCAATAATAGTTGAACCCGGTGTAGCACAAACGCTACCACCATCACTTAGTGAGTTAGCAACTACATAAGCAAGCATTTCACCCGCATTTCCGTTACTACCCGTTGCTTCGTCATTAAATGTTCCACCGCTAGATTTTAATATCAGATCCTGTGTCAGGCTTGCTTCAGGAATACTTAACGTATACTGGCCCGCATCATTTGTTTGAACAGGGCCGGCTACAACATTGCCACTCCCATCAACAACACTAACATCTGCACCATTTATCGGTGCAGCGACAATAGTGCCGCTAATGCTGGCATCGGTAGAACTACTACCTGAACTACTACATCCCGATAACACACCCAGGGAAAGACTTACAGCCAAAGCAAGAGGAGCAACTGAATACATTTTCATACGAAACAACCTTTATCTATTTAATTAAACTGTATTTTTTAATCCGCATTTATAAACAAAAAACACGGTAAAAAACAGACAAATAAACTTATTATTTATTTTCTATCAGAAGATAAAGACAATAGCATGAACAGACTTATAAAAATTACAGTGTGACAATTAGTCGCACACCTGAATGATTTTAAAATGATTTAAGACAAACTTTGGCCACTCATGAATCATTCTTATTTTTAGAACTTTATGAAAAATTGATTATTATCAAAGACAAGACATGAGGGTTGGGAATATTTATTCTTGTTAATTTAGCTTAGCAAAACATATAATTATTTCACAGTGTGGTTTATTTTTTTAAACCGACATATATTTTTCACGGTAAATCTTTATCAATCCTTAATTGCAAAACCTGCCTGAAAAATTAAAACAAAATTAAGTTTATTATGCCGCTTGTTGCTGATGCATCATAACCAGTAGCTGAGCCTCTGTAAGACTTATATGACATAACTCTGCGATACTTTCTGCAGGTGTTGATTTTTGAGCCAGTTCAATAGCATATGAATAAGGCGAGTTACTATTCATATCACTAGAAACCTCATCTATTTTTGCAGCCAGTTCCTGCATCTGTTTCTCAAGTTTTATAAAACGCTCACCCAGACCAAATGAACCTGCATTTAATGCTGTAAGCTCACGACTAACCTGATTCGTTTGAATTGTTGCCTGAATAGACTGCTGAAAAGATGCTAGTTGTTTTTTTGTATAAATAAATAATGCCAGAGACATTAAAAACATCAAACTTGATAATAAGATAATTAGTGCATTCATTTTACTCTCCGTTCTTCCATTTATAGACACGATGTCTGACGGAGAGTAAACCCTGATTTAGAAGCCGGACATATCCGACCATTCATCATCTGTTAGAAGCTTGTTTAAATCCACAAGAATTAACAATTCTTCATTTCGGCTTACAACCCCTTCAATATATCGGGCTGTTTCGTCATTACCTACATTTGGTGCAGTTTCAATTTCATTCGCATAGATATCAACAACTTCAGAAACACCATCAACAACGATACCTACCGTCTGATTTTCCGCTTCAATAATGACAATACGTGTGGAATCATCCATTTCTTTAGTCGGCAATCCAAATCGCATGCGTGTATCAATTACTGTAACCACATTGCCGCGTAGATTGATAATTCCAATTACATAATTCGGAGCGCCAGGTACAGGTGCAATATCAGTTACTCTAAGAACTTCCTGTACTAACATCACATTGATGCCATAAATTTCATAATCTAACCGGAATGTCACACACTGTCTGTGGTCAACATTCTCGTTATTATCACTCATATCAAGTGCTCCACTTATTTATAATTACTGCAGTTTATATGCCAGTTTTATTTGCCCAAAGATAAGTTAACCATCAGCTCGCATTTATAAGCAACTGATAAATTAATTTATCCTAATTTTATTTTAGACCAGATAGCCATAAACGCCAGCTGCTAAGGAATTTTAAAGTAACTGATGAATATCAATTCATTGCACTTTGTTTTTCACATGCCTATTAGCCATATACTACTAAACACTGACTTACAGCTAAAAGCCTTTATATACGGGCTTTAATCCGTTTTAGTTAACATTTTTGCGAATACTTCCGTATCCATAATTGCACATAAGTGCTCTAATGAAGTGCCTGACAGCCATGCTCGGGTACTTTTATTTTTACGCCATTTCACTTCATCTTTATCTAACCAGATAACATCACCAATACTGGTGCAGGCTAGCCCCCATTTATAATCATCAACCAGCAAAATATGCCCGAGTCGATTTTCGGAGTTATTTTCAAGTACTTTGTGACGGTTTTCTGGCATTACCAATAATGCGGTATCAATTACTTTAACCTGATTTTGCAAATGCTGAACCAGGCCTAAATACCAGTCTGTCTGATTTGGTGTTTCTGTTATATTTTCATCCCATGGAATCACACTGTTTAATTTAACCAGTGGTACAGCCATTTTCAGGCCTGAAACATTAAACAATAAACACTGGAATCGTGATTCTGCCCATTCAGGCACACCTGATTCAGGTACTTCTTCCTCAGGCTCTAACTGTAATTCAACTTCAGTCTCAGTTTTTATTTCAGGCTGCACATCTGTCTTTATTTCTGCCACTGTTTGCGTAAGCACATCGGGTACTTCAGCAACCAGCTGATCCAGACCAACGACAGATGGTGATTTTTCAGGTTCTTCATGAGGCCGGCTTACTTCAGCTTTTATAACCGGCGTTAACTCAACTTTCGCAGCTTCTGCTTCAGCAAATGACTCTTCGTCTTCGGCTACTTCAGATAATAACGATTGCAGATATTCATGTATTGCCTGATCCTGCTCGGTATTTTTTTTACTGGCTTCACTCATACATTAATATCCCCTGCCACTGACATACTGGACTCTTCATCCAGTTCAAGCAAATAATCGAGCAGGTGAGAATAAGCTCTACCGCCTCTACTGCTAATACGCTCTATCGTTAGAGGAATGCCTTTCTGGCTAGCTTCTCGAAACTGTGTATCAACGGGAATAACACCGTCCCAGATCGTTTCTTTATATTGTTTTTTAAGCGTGCCTAATGTCTCTATTGAAGCATTAAGACGCTGATCATAAAACGTTGGCACAATACTGAAACAAACTTCTTTTTTACGCGCTTTCTGAATCATTGAAAGGGTGTGAACCATACGCTCTAAGCCTTTTAATGCCAGAAACTCTGTTTGCACAGGGATGAGTAATCTTTCACAGGCGGCCAGCGCATTAACCATTAATAAACCCAACATTGGCGGGCAATCAATAATGGCTAAATCATAAAATTCTGTAACCTGTGATAGTGACTTTTTAACCACTAACCCCATGCCATCTTTAGTGCCTAACTGGCGATCCAGTGTTGCCAGTGCAGATGATGCGGGAATGAAATCCAGCCCCTTAAAACGAGTTTTATGGATAGTTGTTCTGGTGTTTAAGGTTTTCTTTAATGATTGCTGAAACAAATCATAAGCACTATCCTGAATCGCATCCGGGTCAAGTCCAAAATAACTGGTAAGCGAGCCATGGGGATCAAGGTCAATTAATAAAACTCTATGCCCTCGTTTTTGCATAACCCCAGCAAGGTTTACTGCAGAAGTGGTTTTGCCCACGCCGCCTTTCTGATTAGCTGTTGCCCAGATTTTCATATCAGGGCGCTCCAAAGATTGAGCGTACGGGTTCAGGACCCTGTAACGTAGTCACTGGTATTTCAGGCACTGACTCTGGTGAAACTGCCGGGGTTACTTCCGAATCTGCAAACGGGCTTGAACCAGCAAACATATCTTCACCTGTCATCACCCGAATGACCACACGACGGTTTTTCTGTCGATTTGTAACAGAGTCATTGGCGACGATCGGTCTGAATTCACCATAACCAATCGCACCCATACGAGCCGGATTTATGCCCTTTTGTGCCAGTAGTTTGACTACGCTTGCTGATCGTGCAGCTGATAACTCCCAGTTACTCGGGTAACGCCCGGTATTGATTGGCACATCATCGGTATAACCTGAAACATATAATGGATTTTTTGTTGTGCCGATAACGGCTGTTAACTCAGACAAAATATTTGCTGCATCGGCTGATAATACCGCATCACCCGATTTAAATAACAGGTTGGATTTAATTTCTATTTCCAGCCATTTTTCATTACCTTTAACGGCAATCATGCCTTTTTTCACCCATTGCTTCAGCCGCTTATCTAGTGACGCAGCCGTTTCCTCCATAGAAACCCAGCCAGTTTGACCGATTAAACCAACAGCAATAGGTGCGCGTTGAACAGAAACGCCTAATTGAGAGCCGATAGGAAAAGGAGAGTTTGATTGCGCACTGAATGCAGTCATGACTGAGTCAGACAATACTCGATATTTGCCCATATTCACATTTGAAATGGAATACATTACAACAAAAAAGGCAAATAACAGGGTTATAAAATCAGCATAGGACACCAGCCAACGATCAGTTGAATCAGCAGGTTCAGTATCTGTTATGCCACGGCGTCTCATTGTTCTATTATGTTCTGCCTACAAAACTTTGCAATTTAGCCTGTAAACTTCTGGGGTTTTCACCCTCAGAGATGCTGACAATTCCTTCAAGTGTCATCTCAAATTGCACAGACTGACGTTTTACCAGTGTTTTTAATTTACCTGCCATTGGGAGCAATATTAAGTTGGCAAAGCCTACACCGTAAATGGTTGCTACAAACGCGGTTGCTATTCCACTACCGAGCTTTTCAGGATCGGCCAGATTATTCATAACATGAATTAAACCTAACACAGCACCTAAAATACCGATAGTCGGGCTATACCCACCCATCGATTCAAATACTTTTGCTGCCAGCATATCCTCGTGTTCGATCGTATTAATCTCTGTTTCCATCACATCACGAATAGTTTCAGGCTCGTTCCCGTCCACTAACATCTGCAAACCTTTACGTGAAAACTGGTCTGTTTCTGTTTCAGATGCATTTTCTAATGCGAGTAAACCTTCTCTACGGGATAACTGACTCCAGTTAACGATTTTATCTATCGTTTCATCAAGATCAATTTGGGGGGTGACAAAAACCCAACGCACAATCACCATTGAGCGCCAGAAAGTTGGAAGCGTGGTTTGTACCAGGACAGCGCCAATCGTGCCACCTATTACGATGACAAACGCTGTTAACTGAAATAAATGGCCGAGATGACCGCCTTCTAGCACACTGCCGCTTAAGATAGCGACAAAAGCTATGACGAGCCCGACAATACTCAAGATATCCATACTAGGTATTAGTAGCAAGTTTCTTGCCGATTTCTTTCATCGGCAAAATTTGTTCCGCAATTCCAGCTACAGCCGCTGGCATACCATAAATAACACTGGTCGCTTCATCCTGCGCCCAGATACTCGCACCACGCGCTTGAAGCGCTTTACAGCTAACACTACCATCCGCGCCCATGCCCGTTAGAATAATTCCAAGCATTCGATTTCCTACTGCACTACCCACGGTTGCAAAGGTGACGTCTACGCAAGGTTTATAGTTCTGCATAGGATCAGTTTCTTCCTCAACTCGCACCAGAAGCCGCCCTGCTCGCTTTTCAAGCTTCATCTGCTTACCACCCGGGGCTAACAAAGCAATACCTGGTTTAAGTGAATCACCATTTTTGGCTTCACGTACTTCAATTTTACACTGCTGATTAAGACGCGCTGCAAACGCTTCAGTAAACGTAGCGGGCATGTGCTGAACCAGCAAAACAGGTAAGGGGAAACTGGCAGGTAACTGGGTTAATACTTCCTGCAATGCAACCGGGCCGCCCGTAGAAGTTCCAATGGCGACCAGATCATAATCTGATGGTTTAAATGCTTTATTGCTTGTTCGGCGCGATGGTGACGCAGCCCTAGGGGCAACTGGTTGCCGCTGAGGTGCTGCAGGAGCTGATGAGGTTCTTGATGATGCAGGTGCAGATGCACTGGAACTCGTTGGTCTAAGTTTAGAGGGTGAGACTAATGCTTTTACGCGAGAACATAATATATTTCGGGCTTCTGCTTTATCATTTGATATATCATCAAAACGCTTAGGTAGAAAATCCGTTGCCCCGGCTTCCAGCGCATCCAGAGTTGCCTTGGCTCCATCATAAGTTAAAGATGAAAACATAATGATAGGAACAGCCCGCTGTTTCATAATTTCACGGGTAGCGTCTATACCATTCATTACCGGCATTTCTATATCCATGGTAATGACATCAGGTCGACAAGTTCTTGCTTTATCAATCGCGTCTTTGCCATCCTGGGCGGTTTCAACGACTTCAATTTGCGGATCGGAATTTAAAATTTCCGTTAATCGACGACGGAAAAAACCGGAATCATCGACGATTAGCACTCGTATTGCCATTTAAATTTCCTGAGATTATCTAAGCATATAAGAAGAGTATCTGATTACTGCTTAAGGATAAATATCTTATTTAATTGTATTTAATAATTTGCGCGAGCTTTCAATAAACTGGGCACATCAATAATTAAAGCAATGCCACCATCACCGGTAATCGTTGAACCCGCAAATTCTGCCAGATTCTGTAACATTTTACCCAGTGGTTTTATCACAACTTCTTCCTGACCAATAACAGAATCAGTTACCAGCCCTACCAGACGGTTACCCACAGATACGATAATAACCTGACCGACACCATCACCCGAGGTACATTCTTCACCGGGTTTCAACAACCAGTTAGATAAATAGAATAAAGGCACCGCTTTTTCACGCACCATAACCATTAACTGGCCATCAACTACATTCGTCTTGCGAGTTTCCAGTTCAAATATTTCATTTACATTCGCCAGTGACAGAGCAAATGTATGCTCACCCATAGCAATCATCAATGTTGGCAAAATAGCCAGTGTTAAAGGTACTTTAATACTGAGCGTTGTACCTTTACCTAAAACAGAATCAATATCCAGAGTACCATTTAACTGGGTTATACGTGTTTTAACCACGTCCATACCCACACCACGACCAGATA includes these proteins:
- a CDS encoding chemotaxis protein CheW; amino-acid sequence: MSDNNENVDHRQCVTFRLDYEIYGINVMLVQEVLRVTDIAPVPGAPNYVIGIINLRGNVVTVIDTRMRFGLPTKEMDDSTRIVIIEAENQTVGIVVDGVSEVVDIYANEIETAPNVGNDETARYIEGVVSRNEELLILVDLNKLLTDDEWSDMSGF
- a CDS encoding cobalamin biosynthesis protein CobQ; amino-acid sequence: MKIWATANQKGGVGKTTSAVNLAGVMQKRGHRVLLIDLDPHGSLTSYFGLDPDAIQDSAYDLFQQSLKKTLNTRTTIHKTRFKGLDFIPASSALATLDRQLGTKDGMGLVVKKSLSQVTEFYDLAIIDCPPMLGLLMVNALAACERLLIPVQTEFLALKGLERMVHTLSMIQKARKKEVCFSIVPTFYDQRLNASIETLGTLKKQYKETIWDGVIPVDTQFREASQKGIPLTIERISSRGGRAYSHLLDYLLELDEESSMSVAGDINV
- a CDS encoding flagellar motor protein MotD, with product MRRRGITDTEPADSTDRWLVSYADFITLLFAFFVVMYSISNVNMGKYRVLSDSVMTAFSAQSNSPFPIGSQLGVSVQRAPIAVGLIGQTGWVSMEETAASLDKRLKQWVKKGMIAVKGNEKWLEIEIKSNLLFKSGDAVLSADAANILSELTAVIGTTKNPLYVSGYTDDVPINTGRYPSNWELSAARSASVVKLLAQKGINPARMGAIGYGEFRPIVANDSVTNRQKNRRVVIRVMTGEDMFAGSSPFADSEVTPAVSPESVPEIPVTTLQGPEPVRSIFGAP
- a CDS encoding flagellar motor protein codes for the protein MDILSIVGLVIAFVAILSGSVLEGGHLGHLFQLTAFVIVIGGTIGAVLVQTTLPTFWRSMVIVRWVFVTPQIDLDETIDKIVNWSQLSRREGLLALENASETETDQFSRKGLQMLVDGNEPETIRDVMETEINTIEHEDMLAAKVFESMGGYSPTIGILGAVLGLIHVMNNLADPEKLGSGIATAFVATIYGVGFANLILLPMAGKLKTLVKRQSVQFEMTLEGIVSISEGENPRSLQAKLQSFVGRT
- a CDS encoding chemotaxis response regulator protein-glutamate methylesterase, whose product is MAIRVLIVDDSGFFRRRLTEILNSDPQIEVVETAQDGKDAIDKARTCRPDVITMDIEMPVMNGIDATREIMKQRAVPIIMFSSLTYDGAKATLDALEAGATDFLPKRFDDISNDKAEARNILCSRVKALVSPSKLRPTSSSASAPASSRTSSAPAAPQRQPVAPRAASPSRRTSNKAFKPSDYDLVAIGTSTGGPVALQEVLTQLPASFPLPVLLVQHMPATFTEAFAARLNQQCKIEVREAKNGDSLKPGIALLAPGGKQMKLEKRAGRLLVRVEEETDPMQNYKPCVDVTFATVGSAVGNRMLGIILTGMGADGSVSCKALQARGASIWAQDEATSVIYGMPAAVAGIAEQILPMKEIGKKLATNT